The following are from one region of the Leisingera daeponensis DSM 23529 genome:
- a CDS encoding serine/threonine protein kinase, translating to MPHDIFSADPAPACELPSGFKLLQGQYQIERPLLSGGFGITYLARDSLERRVVIKECYPAGLCRRSGTDVEPAAPEHARSCRNVLRAFLREAHLLARARHPAIVGVHQVFKENQTAYIAMEFIDGLDLLTVREEQPERLTGPVLRRILDQALEALDCLHRLGVLHRDISPDNILLGKDGTVTLIDFGAACGSTPDDGTALPMLLAVKDGYSAHELYSPDLPQRPACDLYALGATLYYLITGAPPAPSQKRLAALLAGAPDPCRPLLGGPWAADPALLATVDIAMSVLPAERFQSASGWAAALAEEDAPQHAAEPQPGPAPAAADACADDGSRLAEVISELVAKTNGSLEPGLPRSARRAQTPPAAQQPGPRRPLVNIFGEPVTDLEAWLEEEDAISWRRKIAPSAQQPPGATPVLLADPSDPALGLRRDKPTFAGRLRRIFGRPGNSPQTVKN from the coding sequence GTGCCGCATGACATCTTTTCCGCCGATCCGGCGCCGGCCTGCGAACTGCCCAGCGGCTTCAAGCTGCTGCAGGGCCAGTACCAGATCGAGCGGCCTCTGCTCAGCGGCGGCTTCGGCATCACCTACCTGGCCCGCGACAGCCTGGAACGCCGCGTCGTGATCAAGGAATGCTATCCGGCGGGCCTCTGCCGCCGCAGCGGCACCGATGTGGAACCCGCCGCGCCAGAACACGCCAGATCCTGCCGCAACGTGCTGCGCGCCTTCCTGCGCGAGGCGCATCTGCTGGCCCGCGCCCGCCATCCCGCCATCGTCGGTGTCCACCAGGTGTTCAAGGAAAACCAGACCGCCTATATCGCGATGGAGTTCATCGACGGGCTGGACCTGCTCACCGTGCGCGAGGAGCAGCCGGAGCGGCTGACCGGGCCGGTGCTGCGCCGGATCCTCGATCAGGCGCTGGAGGCGCTGGACTGCCTGCACCGGCTGGGCGTCCTGCACCGCGACATCTCGCCGGACAACATCCTGCTCGGCAAGGACGGCACCGTGACGCTGATCGATTTCGGCGCCGCCTGCGGCAGCACCCCCGATGACGGCACCGCGCTGCCGATGCTGCTGGCGGTCAAGGACGGCTATTCCGCCCATGAGCTTTACAGCCCCGATCTGCCCCAGCGCCCGGCCTGCGACCTCTACGCGCTTGGCGCCACGCTCTACTACCTGATCACGGGCGCCCCGCCCGCACCCAGCCAAAAGCGGCTGGCGGCGCTGCTGGCGGGCGCTCCGGACCCCTGCCGCCCGCTGCTGGGCGGGCCCTGGGCCGCGGACCCGGCGCTGCTGGCGACCGTGGACATAGCGATGTCGGTGCTTCCGGCGGAACGGTTCCAGAGCGCCAGCGGCTGGGCCGCCGCCCTGGCGGAGGAAGACGCGCCGCAGCACGCCGCAGAGCCGCAACCCGGCCCGGCCCCCGCAGCGGCGGACGCCTGCGCCGACGACGGCAGCAGGCTCGCTGAGGTTATCTCCGAACTGGTCGCCAAGACCAATGGCAGCCTTGAGCCCGGCCTGCCGCGCTCCGCCCGCCGGGCGCAGACCCCGCCCGCCGCGCAGCAGCCCGGACCGCGCCGCCCGCTGGTCAACATCTTCGGCGAGCCGGTCACCGACCTGGAGGCATGGCTGGAGGAGGAGGATGCGATCTCCTGGCGCAGGAAAATCGCCCCGTCCGCGCAGCAGCCGCCGGGCGCAACCCCGGTACTGCTGGCAGACCCGTCGGACCCGGCACTGGGCCTGCGCCGGGACAAGCCTACATTCGCCGGCCGCTTGCGCAGGATCTTCGGGCGTCCCGGCAACAGCCCGCAAACGGTTAAGAACTGA
- a CDS encoding biliverdin-producing heme oxygenase — MAEAEYQNLRDRLRGGTRHCHAALDDEVTRLDRQGAEGYARFLLLQWRLFAALEPVSQGAACAPVIRDLKQRAGADLERLGRLAPVPRLPLEPHPLAVDYVVCGSRLGTKVLRKRWLDRGLPETAYAGSYLSAPPYMDYWRGYVARAEDLPAEGAAADRIVTDATCLFEFCLECISAESAEGKAIHA, encoded by the coding sequence GTGGCTGAGGCCGAATATCAGAACTTGCGTGACCGGCTGCGCGGCGGCACGCGGCACTGCCATGCCGCGCTGGATGACGAGGTGACCCGGCTGGACCGGCAGGGCGCGGAGGGTTATGCGCGCTTTCTGCTGCTGCAGTGGCGGCTGTTCGCGGCGCTGGAGCCGGTGAGCCAGGGCGCGGCCTGCGCGCCTGTGATCCGCGATCTGAAGCAGCGGGCGGGCGCGGATCTGGAGCGGCTGGGCCGTCTGGCGCCTGTGCCGCGGCTGCCGCTGGAGCCGCATCCGCTGGCGGTGGATTACGTGGTGTGCGGCTCGCGCCTGGGCACCAAGGTGCTGCGCAAGCGCTGGCTGGACCGCGGCCTGCCGGAGACCGCCTATGCGGGCAGCTATTTGTCGGCACCGCCCTATATGGACTACTGGCGCGGCTATGTGGCCCGGGCCGAAGACCTGCCCGCCGAAGGTGCCGCAGCGGACCGGATTGTCACAGATGCTACCTGCCTGTTCGAATTTTGCTTAGAATGTATTTC